The following coding sequences are from one Candidatus Eremiobacteraceae bacterium window:
- a CDS encoding phosphoribosylaminoimidazolesuccinocarboxamide synthase, with the protein MNKGSEVGRGKTKVLFEHPERSDALVIVQQDQISAGDGAKRHVIQGKGRLAALTTARIYRLLNACGIPTHFLSGGEDEDGNEMLVRRCTMIPIEVVVRGVAAGSYLKRNPGVKSGTVLAPRLVEYFFKDDANHDPQYTADQIVDEGIATTAELAQMTDVARLVFDVLAHAWRRADVLLVDLKVEFGRATDADGNTEIILADVIDNDSWRIWPGGDQALMLDKQIYRNMAAPTSDDLGAVKSKYEEVAELVGKFQKSTGGFVGIIMGSAADAPHADRVAKALGQLGVPSRKHVASAHKTPTYALQRVQQLDNMLGRVVYVTIAGRSNALSAFVDAATANPVIACPPIGSSFGGMDVLSSLHLPSGIGSTVVLEPENAALAAAKILAVDDTVLYGRVLVTQWRNRVQVMEGDSRVNALPQSNGKA; encoded by the coding sequence ATGAACAAAGGATCGGAAGTAGGCCGCGGCAAGACCAAGGTGCTTTTCGAACACCCCGAGCGGTCGGATGCACTCGTCATCGTCCAACAGGATCAGATCTCGGCCGGAGACGGCGCCAAGCGCCATGTGATTCAAGGCAAGGGCCGCTTGGCCGCGCTCACCACGGCGCGAATCTACCGGCTGCTCAACGCATGCGGCATTCCCACGCACTTTCTCAGCGGAGGCGAAGACGAAGACGGGAACGAGATGCTCGTCCGCCGCTGCACCATGATCCCCATCGAAGTGGTCGTGCGCGGAGTCGCTGCAGGCTCGTATCTCAAGCGCAATCCGGGGGTGAAATCCGGCACCGTGCTCGCGCCGAGACTCGTCGAATACTTCTTCAAGGACGACGCGAATCACGATCCGCAATACACAGCCGACCAGATCGTCGACGAAGGTATCGCTACCACCGCCGAATTAGCGCAGATGACCGACGTGGCCCGGCTGGTGTTCGACGTCCTTGCCCACGCGTGGCGCCGCGCAGACGTGTTGCTCGTGGATCTGAAAGTAGAATTCGGGCGCGCGACCGACGCGGACGGAAACACGGAGATCATCCTGGCAGACGTCATCGACAACGATTCGTGGCGCATCTGGCCCGGCGGCGATCAAGCGCTGATGCTCGATAAACAGATCTACCGGAACATGGCCGCGCCGACTTCGGACGACCTCGGCGCCGTCAAATCCAAATACGAAGAGGTGGCCGAACTCGTCGGGAAATTCCAGAAGAGCACGGGCGGATTCGTGGGAATCATCATGGGTTCGGCGGCCGACGCGCCGCACGCCGACAGGGTCGCAAAGGCGCTCGGTCAGCTCGGCGTGCCGTCGCGCAAGCACGTCGCATCGGCGCACAAGACGCCGACGTACGCGCTTCAGAGAGTACAGCAGCTCGACAACATGCTCGGCCGCGTGGTCTACGTGACCATCGCCGGCCGCTCGAACGCGCTCTCCGCTTTCGTCGACGCCGCCACCGCCAACCCGGTCATCGCGTGCCCGCCAATCGGCTCATCGTTCGGCGGCATGGACGTCCTCTCGAGCCTGCACCTGCCGTCAGGCATCGGAAGCACGGTCGTGCTTGAGCCCGAGAACGCCGCGTTAGCAGCGGCGAAGATCCTAGCCGTGGACGACACGGTGCTGTACGGTCGGGTGCTTGTGACCCAGTGGCGCAACCGCGTCCAGGTGATGGAAGGCGATTCGCGCGTGAACGCGCTGCCGCAGTCGAACGGCAAAGCGTAG
- a CDS encoding MFS transporter, protein MSSVTEMIAARLDALPSSRALYGLVGRISAGAWFEGYDLFMLAYISLGMIRSGVYTATGSGFGSIPAFAAAGFLGMFAGALLFGSISDRFGRRSAFLWSLVWYSVATVTMSIAGGPFAIDGFRFLAGLGIGVQLVTVDAYISEIVPPSVRGRAIALSQTITFTAVPAAAFIAQALVPHAYFGFDGWRLVALAGGLGAVFVAPWFRSLPESPRWLAARGRHVQAVGALLRIETIVGAGSDAASIELAESSPIARASWTEMWDERYRARSAMLVIFNFFQTIGFYGFASWVPILVFAEGVSFVHSLLYTALIALAAPLGPALAAFVGERWERKWQIVGLAAASAFLGLALAVTRAPAGIICAGIGVTLANNWFSSAFHAYQAELYPTRIRARAVGFVYSWSRLSAVFVGFWIADILARYGPGGAFAFIAAGMAIAAGVIAAAGPLSRGRRLESLAP, encoded by the coding sequence ATGAGCTCGGTGACGGAGATGATCGCTGCGCGGCTTGACGCGCTTCCGTCCAGCCGTGCCCTCTATGGGCTCGTCGGCCGCATCTCGGCAGGCGCGTGGTTCGAAGGCTACGATCTGTTCATGCTCGCGTACATCTCGCTCGGCATGATCCGCTCAGGCGTGTATACCGCCACTGGATCCGGTTTCGGCAGCATTCCGGCTTTCGCCGCGGCCGGTTTCTTGGGAATGTTCGCCGGCGCGTTGCTGTTCGGGTCGATCTCGGACCGATTCGGCCGGCGCTCGGCATTCCTGTGGTCGCTCGTGTGGTATTCCGTTGCGACGGTCACGATGTCGATCGCGGGCGGCCCATTCGCGATCGACGGTTTTCGGTTTCTCGCGGGCCTCGGGATCGGCGTCCAGCTCGTGACGGTGGATGCGTACATCAGCGAGATCGTGCCCCCGTCCGTGCGCGGACGCGCGATCGCGCTCAGTCAGACGATCACGTTCACCGCGGTCCCGGCCGCCGCGTTCATCGCGCAGGCGCTCGTGCCCCACGCGTATTTCGGCTTCGACGGCTGGCGTCTCGTCGCGCTCGCCGGCGGTCTGGGCGCCGTCTTTGTAGCGCCGTGGTTCCGGTCGCTGCCCGAATCGCCGCGTTGGCTCGCGGCCCGCGGACGGCACGTTCAAGCCGTCGGCGCGCTTCTGCGCATCGAGACCATCGTCGGCGCCGGTTCCGACGCTGCTTCGATCGAGTTGGCGGAAAGTTCGCCCATCGCGCGCGCCTCATGGACGGAGATGTGGGATGAAAGGTATCGCGCGCGCAGCGCGATGCTCGTGATTTTCAATTTTTTCCAGACGATCGGATTTTACGGCTTCGCCTCGTGGGTGCCGATCCTGGTCTTCGCAGAGGGCGTGAGTTTCGTGCACTCGCTTTTGTACACGGCGCTCATCGCTTTGGCAGCGCCCCTCGGGCCCGCCCTTGCGGCTTTCGTCGGAGAGCGCTGGGAGCGAAAATGGCAAATCGTCGGGCTTGCCGCAGCGAGCGCGTTTCTCGGGTTGGCGCTGGCCGTGACACGCGCGCCGGCCGGAATCATCTGCGCCGGTATCGGCGTGACGCTCGCCAACAACTGGTTCTCAAGCGCGTTTCACGCTTATCAAGCCGAGCTCTATCCGACGCGCATTCGCGCGCGGGCGGTCGGTTTCGTCTACTCCTGGAGTCGTTTAAGCGCCGTGTTCGTCGGGTTTTGGATCGCCGACATCTTGGCGCGGTATGGTCCGGGCGGCGCGTTTGCGTTCATCGCAGCCGGCATGGCTATCGCAGCCGGCGTGATCGCAGCCGCCGGACCGCTTTCGCGCGGCCGGCGGCTGGAATCGCTCGCACCCTAG
- a CDS encoding riboflavin synthase, producing the protein MFTGLVRARGEVLKNAPNPIGGTRLTIGAAEIGRGAESGASVSVNGVCLTVALIEASAGELTFDVVPETLARTNLGSLVAGDEVNLEPSLRVGDALDGHVVYGHVDGTATILRIDPEGQGLRLWCATPPALDPLICEKGYVALDGISLTVAAVDDGRFAVALIPETLARTTMRLKAPGDALNVEADPFARYVANIVRKGAP; encoded by the coding sequence ATGTTCACCGGCTTAGTCAGAGCACGCGGCGAAGTGCTGAAAAATGCACCGAACCCGATCGGCGGCACTCGCTTGACGATCGGTGCTGCCGAGATCGGCCGCGGAGCCGAATCGGGCGCAAGCGTCTCGGTCAACGGCGTCTGCCTGACGGTCGCCCTCATCGAAGCGTCGGCCGGTGAGCTGACCTTTGACGTCGTGCCGGAAACGCTCGCGCGGACCAATCTCGGTTCGCTGGTCGCCGGCGACGAAGTCAATCTCGAACCGAGCCTTCGCGTCGGGGATGCGCTCGACGGCCATGTCGTGTACGGTCACGTGGACGGCACGGCCACGATCTTGCGCATCGACCCCGAGGGCCAAGGCCTGCGCCTGTGGTGCGCGACGCCGCCCGCACTCGATCCGCTCATCTGCGAGAAAGGATACGTCGCGCTCGACGGGATCAGCCTTACCGTCGCCGCAGTCGACGACGGCAGGTTCGCCGTCGCGTTGATCCCCGAGACGTTGGCGCGAACGACGATGCGGTTGAAAGCACCGGGCGACGCATTGAATGTCGAAGCCGATCCATTCGCGCGCTATGTCGCGAACATCGTCCGAAAAGGTGCGCCGTGA
- a CDS encoding bifunctional 3,4-dihydroxy-2-butanone-4-phosphate synthase/GTP cyclohydrolase II — protein sequence MPLSPVEDAIADIRAGKMVIVMDDEDRENEGDLTMAAELVTPDAVNFMTKHGRGLICVSMTGTRLDELHIPMMVSENTSRFETAFTVSVEARVRTTTGISAFDRAATIQALVEPNSTAADFVSPGHTFPLRAREGGVLVRAGQTEAAADLARLAGFTAAGVICEILDEDGTMMRRPGLEEFAARHDIKLMTVKDLIAYRMRHELLVKRIAEFSMPTRHGAFRGFGYESLLDGACHVALVMGELGEGKDVLVRVHSECLTGDALGSKRCDCAAQRDAALAIIAHEGRGVFLYLHQEGRGIGLANKLRAYELQDRGADTVEANVKLGLPVDKREYGIGSQILYDLGVREMKIITNNPRKIVGLEGYGLKMTGRVPLIMDRDEFNTGYLKTKEEKLGHLLANADGSP from the coding sequence ATGCCACTCAGCCCGGTAGAAGACGCCATCGCCGACATCCGCGCCGGCAAGATGGTCATCGTCATGGACGACGAGGATCGCGAGAACGAAGGCGATCTGACCATGGCCGCCGAGCTGGTCACACCCGACGCCGTGAATTTCATGACCAAGCACGGACGCGGCTTGATCTGCGTCTCCATGACCGGCACGCGGCTTGACGAACTGCACATCCCGATGATGGTGAGCGAGAACACGTCGCGCTTTGAGACCGCGTTCACCGTTTCGGTCGAAGCGCGCGTCCGCACCACGACCGGCATCTCAGCGTTCGATCGCGCCGCCACGATTCAAGCACTCGTCGAGCCGAATTCGACCGCTGCGGATTTCGTCAGCCCGGGCCACACCTTTCCGCTCCGCGCTCGAGAGGGCGGCGTGCTCGTTCGCGCGGGGCAGACGGAAGCGGCCGCCGATCTTGCCCGCCTCGCCGGATTCACAGCTGCGGGCGTGATCTGCGAGATCCTTGATGAGGACGGCACGATGATGCGCCGGCCGGGGCTGGAAGAGTTCGCCGCGCGCCACGATATCAAATTGATGACCGTCAAAGACCTCATCGCATATCGCATGCGCCACGAACTGCTCGTCAAGCGGATCGCGGAGTTCAGCATGCCGACGCGCCACGGCGCGTTCCGCGGCTTCGGCTACGAATCGCTGCTCGACGGAGCCTGCCACGTCGCGCTCGTGATGGGCGAACTCGGCGAAGGCAAGGATGTCTTGGTCCGCGTCCATTCCGAGTGTCTGACGGGCGACGCGCTCGGCAGCAAGCGCTGCGACTGCGCGGCACAACGCGACGCGGCCCTCGCGATCATCGCGCACGAAGGGCGCGGCGTGTTTCTCTACCTGCACCAAGAAGGCCGCGGGATCGGCCTTGCCAACAAACTGCGGGCCTACGAACTCCAGGACCGCGGCGCGGATACCGTCGAGGCAAACGTGAAACTTGGTCTGCCGGTCGACAAGCGCGAGTACGGCATCGGATCGCAGATCCTCTACGATCTCGGCGTGCGAGAGATGAAGATCATCACGAACAATCCCCGCAAGATCGTCGGCCTTGAAGGCTACGGTCTCAAGATGACCGGACGCGTTCCGCTCATCATGGATCGCGACGAGTTCAATACCGGATACCTCAAGACCAAAGAAGAGAAGCTCGGGCACCTGCTCGCCAACGCCGACGGCTCGCCGTGA
- a CDS encoding M48 family metalloprotease, whose protein sequence is MGPASFFTGPDSLRWRGENRALFLTLLFAPTTAGLVGFALREQITAQQFAFLIVAAMIYVSIARGRLLGTSVRLHERQLPTPYAIATRCARTLGMAVPHVFVREDPYSCVTSVGLEEPYAIVVSSTWLPHLDDDELTFLIGRELGHIAAGHTRITSLFSASGRENPFVSAVFGAWMRRTEYTADRIGLLCCGSIDAAARAIFTCAFRQVSKNVDYTAFRDQRQEVQSDPTFKLGELLGQEPYATNRLRELEVFAISPLFATWRARLDEAAAKPQPALPQPAAAALPREVDKKACANVWLRATAFLLDWVVVSAIVSSGKVVQTSITTSGKPAVVHASDIAASTLQQFVDQWTAAHLPLIEMGLPDVVALLLVFVYSAILVGIVGRTFGMMVLGLRVVRPDYGRVSVGRAIWQYFVAFWSLALVLPLAGFFWRPSVQDRITGTRIVRGVMIR, encoded by the coding sequence ATGGGACCCGCATCGTTCTTCACGGGACCAGACTCGCTGCGTTGGCGCGGTGAGAATCGCGCGCTCTTCCTGACGCTTCTCTTCGCGCCTACGACCGCCGGACTCGTCGGCTTTGCGCTGCGCGAACAGATCACGGCGCAGCAGTTCGCGTTTCTGATCGTCGCTGCCATGATCTACGTCTCCATCGCACGCGGCAGGCTCCTTGGCACGAGCGTCCGCCTGCACGAACGACAGCTCCCTACCCCGTACGCCATCGCCACGCGCTGCGCGCGGACATTGGGAATGGCGGTTCCGCATGTCTTCGTGCGCGAAGATCCCTATTCGTGCGTCACCTCAGTCGGTCTGGAAGAGCCGTATGCCATCGTCGTTTCGAGCACGTGGCTGCCGCATCTCGACGACGATGAGCTGACCTTCCTCATCGGTCGCGAACTCGGGCACATCGCGGCCGGTCACACGCGCATCACGTCGCTTTTCTCGGCTTCGGGCAGGGAGAACCCATTCGTCTCGGCGGTCTTCGGAGCGTGGATGCGGCGCACGGAGTACACCGCCGACCGCATCGGTCTTTTGTGCTGCGGATCCATCGACGCCGCGGCGCGCGCGATCTTCACCTGCGCCTTTCGTCAAGTCTCGAAAAACGTCGACTACACGGCGTTCCGAGATCAGCGCCAAGAAGTTCAATCCGATCCCACGTTCAAACTTGGCGAGCTGCTCGGACAGGAACCCTACGCCACGAATCGTCTGCGCGAGCTCGAAGTCTTCGCGATCTCGCCGCTGTTCGCGACGTGGCGCGCGCGCCTCGACGAGGCAGCGGCCAAACCGCAGCCGGCGCTGCCGCAACCCGCTGCAGCGGCGCTGCCCCGCGAAGTGGACAAGAAGGCTTGCGCGAACGTGTGGCTGCGCGCCACCGCCTTCTTGCTCGACTGGGTCGTCGTCAGCGCTATCGTCAGCTCGGGCAAGGTCGTCCAAACGAGCATCACCACATCCGGCAAACCCGCCGTCGTCCACGCTTCGGACATAGCGGCGTCGACGCTGCAGCAGTTTGTGGACCAGTGGACCGCCGCGCATCTGCCGCTCATCGAGATGGGTCTGCCCGACGTCGTCGCGCTCCTACTCGTCTTCGTCTATAGCGCGATTCTCGTGGGGATCGTCGGACGCACATTCGGTATGATGGTGCTCGGGCTGCGCGTCGTGCGGCCGGATTACGGACGCGTCAGCGTTGGGCGCGCGATCTGGCAGTACTTCGTCGCCTTCTGGTCGCTCGCTCTCGTTCTGCCGCTCGCCGGTTTTTTCTGGCGGCCGTCGGTGCAGGATCGCATAACAGGAACGAGGATCGTCCGCGGTGTGATGATCCGCTGA
- the purB gene encoding adenylosuccinate lyase: MTSSYSSPFSWRYGSAAMRELFSEETKRRMWRRLWVALARSQMAAGIVSADELRDLERNVDRVDLAAAQAIEEEIGHDLMAEVRVFASQAKAGGGKIHLGATSMDVEDNVETARIRTGLAMLQRATRDLLEVFAGRIEEFADLTCMAYTHLQAAEPTTLGMRLSLWAQDIRFDHAELRRLAAWVPAKGMRGAVGTSASYHSLLDGTNLTPATLESDVLGEFGLTAVAVSGQTYPRKLDYQVIAALAGLAASCSKFAFDVRILASSPFGEVGEPFGKKQVGSSSMPFKRNPILCERICSLARLVASHAQVAWQNAAENLLERTLDDSANRRTLLPEAFLAADEIVRLAKRVVSGLRVDERRIAHNLAAFGPFSGTEAILMAAAKRGADRQALHETLRNASMTAYDAIARGEANPLQSLLSKDAQVCRYVKPEELGALMDPQHHVGDAAERARLFARSLHALERE; this comes from the coding sequence GTGACCTCATCCTACTCATCTCCATTTTCATGGCGCTACGGCAGCGCCGCGATGCGCGAGCTTTTCTCCGAAGAGACCAAACGCCGCATGTGGCGGCGCCTCTGGGTTGCTCTCGCGCGCTCGCAGATGGCTGCGGGAATCGTCTCGGCCGACGAACTGCGCGATCTCGAACGCAACGTCGACCGCGTGGATCTGGCAGCCGCTCAGGCGATAGAAGAAGAGATCGGCCACGACCTCATGGCAGAGGTGCGCGTCTTCGCTTCGCAGGCGAAGGCGGGCGGCGGCAAGATCCACCTCGGCGCTACGTCCATGGACGTCGAAGACAATGTGGAAACCGCGCGTATCCGCACGGGCCTCGCGATGCTGCAGCGCGCCACTCGCGACCTGCTCGAAGTCTTCGCCGGGCGGATCGAGGAATTCGCCGACCTGACGTGCATGGCATACACGCATCTGCAGGCCGCGGAGCCCACCACGCTGGGAATGCGATTGAGCCTATGGGCGCAAGATATCCGCTTCGATCACGCCGAGCTTCGCCGCCTCGCGGCGTGGGTGCCGGCGAAGGGGATGCGCGGTGCGGTCGGCACGTCGGCCTCTTATCACTCATTGCTTGATGGGACGAATCTCACGCCCGCGACGCTAGAGTCAGATGTCCTCGGGGAGTTCGGCCTGACCGCGGTCGCCGTGAGCGGCCAGACATATCCGCGCAAGCTGGACTACCAGGTCATCGCAGCGCTCGCCGGCCTTGCCGCTTCGTGCTCGAAATTCGCTTTCGACGTCCGAATCCTCGCATCGTCGCCGTTCGGTGAGGTCGGCGAACCGTTCGGGAAAAAGCAAGTCGGGTCGTCGTCGATGCCGTTCAAGCGCAATCCGATTCTGTGCGAGCGCATATGTTCGCTCGCTCGGCTCGTCGCTTCGCACGCCCAAGTCGCATGGCAGAACGCTGCTGAAAATTTGTTGGAGCGCACGCTCGACGATTCGGCGAACCGCCGCACGCTGCTCCCGGAAGCGTTCTTGGCTGCCGACGAAATCGTGCGGCTCGCGAAGCGCGTCGTGTCAGGCCTTCGCGTGGACGAGCGGCGCATCGCCCACAATCTCGCGGCGTTCGGACCGTTCTCTGGAACCGAAGCAATCCTCATGGCTGCGGCAAAGCGCGGGGCCGATCGTCAGGCGCTGCACGAGACGCTCCGTAACGCTTCCATGACAGCGTATGATGCGATCGCGCGCGGCGAAGCCAACCCGCTCCAGTCGCTTTTGTCGAAGGATGCGCAGGTCTGCCGCTACGTCAAACCGGAAGAATTGGGAGCGCTCATGGATCCGCAGCATCACGTCGGTGACGCAGCGGAACGCGCGCGATTATTCGCTAGATCTCTGCACGCCCTGGAGCGGGAATGA
- the mtnA gene encoding S-methyl-5-thioribose-1-phosphate isomerase, whose translation MRAAPPHIAYTDGIVEILDQTRLPAEMIVVKLRSVQRVIDAIRGLKVRGAPAIGIVGAYGMCIAARAAGGVARNADDFFKVLDDAGRAIASARPTAVNLSWAIEKMKRHGRELSATGQGVMQLVAALEDMARSIHADDVATCRAIGDAGASLLPSGAVVYTHCNTGTLATGGYGTALGVVRSAWQAGFLKHVFVGETRPMLQGARLTAWELARDGIPFTLVTDSMAASLMRRGEISAVVVGADRIARNGDVANKIGTYGLALSASAHELPFYVAAPNSSIDAAIASGSEIIIEERDGLEVLECAGVRIAPAEAQAANPAFDVTPAALISAIITETGVLRPPFEAAIVAAVAGGGAANAIA comes from the coding sequence ATGCGAGCAGCCCCTCCCCACATCGCGTACACCGACGGCATCGTAGAAATCCTCGATCAGACGCGCCTTCCGGCCGAGATGATCGTCGTCAAGCTGCGCTCCGTGCAGCGTGTGATCGACGCCATCCGAGGGCTCAAGGTCCGCGGTGCTCCGGCCATAGGCATCGTCGGCGCGTACGGCATGTGCATCGCGGCGCGGGCAGCCGGCGGCGTCGCGCGCAACGCCGATGATTTCTTCAAAGTTCTCGACGATGCCGGGCGGGCGATCGCGTCCGCGCGTCCGACGGCCGTGAACCTCTCGTGGGCTATCGAGAAGATGAAACGGCACGGGCGCGAGTTAAGCGCGACCGGACAGGGCGTCATGCAGCTGGTCGCAGCCCTTGAAGATATGGCCCGCTCGATCCACGCAGACGACGTCGCGACCTGCCGCGCGATCGGCGACGCGGGAGCGTCGCTGCTGCCGTCCGGCGCGGTCGTCTACACGCACTGCAACACCGGCACGCTTGCGACCGGCGGGTACGGCACGGCGCTCGGCGTCGTGCGTTCGGCATGGCAAGCAGGTTTTCTCAAGCACGTCTTCGTCGGAGAAACGAGACCGATGCTCCAGGGTGCGCGGTTGACTGCTTGGGAGCTCGCGCGCGACGGCATCCCGTTCACGCTCGTCACGGATTCGATGGCGGCATCGCTCATGCGTCGTGGCGAGATCAGCGCGGTGGTCGTCGGCGCCGATCGCATCGCGCGCAATGGCGACGTCGCGAACAAGATAGGCACCTACGGCCTTGCGCTCAGCGCGAGCGCACACGAGCTGCCCTTCTATGTCGCGGCGCCGAATTCAAGCATCGACGCGGCGATCGCGAGCGGCAGCGAGATAATCATAGAAGAGCGCGACGGTCTCGAAGTCCTTGAATGTGCCGGCGTGCGGATCGCGCCGGCGGAGGCGCAAGCTGCAAATCCTGCGTTCGACGTGACGCCGGCCGCGCTCATCTCCGCTATCATCACGGAGACCGGCGTCTTGCGGCCGCCATTCGAGGCGGCGATCGTCGCTGCAGTTGCCGGCGGCGGCGCGGCGAACGCAATCGCGTGA
- a CDS encoding DUF5069 domain-containing protein — MDLTKDVPRSVKDTSLDGVVMLARTTDKARAHAAGTVGEYHYNCGMDQKVLAFVGIDHETFEKLASENDDKKLGALLDEKYLSKKTPAEIAAFNADYLKISPEPNSDSFKFFMDLRNKIAPDRGDVTTWPDLLDLDEHRDVPRRKAA, encoded by the coding sequence ATGGATCTTACCAAAGACGTGCCACGCAGCGTGAAAGACACATCCCTCGACGGCGTCGTCATGCTCGCGCGGACGACCGATAAGGCGCGCGCACATGCGGCCGGAACGGTCGGCGAATATCATTACAACTGCGGCATGGATCAGAAAGTGCTCGCGTTCGTCGGCATCGACCACGAGACTTTCGAGAAACTCGCCTCGGAGAACGACGACAAGAAGCTCGGCGCATTGCTCGACGAGAAATATCTCAGCAAGAAAACGCCTGCTGAAATCGCTGCGTTCAACGCGGATTATCTCAAGATCTCGCCGGAGCCGAATTCGGACAGCTTCAAGTTCTTCATGGACTTGCGCAACAAAATCGCGCCCGATCGCGGCGACGTGACGACGTGGCCCGATCTGCTCGACCTTGACGAACACCGCGACGTGCCGCGCCGGAAGGCCGCGTAG
- the ribH gene encoding 6,7-dimethyl-8-ribityllumazine synthase: MTKASAFAIVRARFNHEITDALHAGALRAFADRAGRARVETFEVPGAFELPLAALWLARSGAYAAVVCLGCVIRGETPHFEYVAGESARGIAYVALATGVPVIFGVLTTENAGQAWARAGKKRRGTASHTAADPAGGNKGYEAAVAAIEMAALRKKLRVPRM, translated from the coding sequence GTGACGAAGGCCTCGGCGTTTGCGATCGTCCGAGCGCGATTCAACCACGAGATAACCGATGCGCTGCATGCCGGCGCGTTGCGCGCTTTTGCCGATCGCGCGGGCCGGGCAAGAGTGGAAACTTTTGAAGTGCCGGGCGCATTCGAGCTGCCCCTAGCGGCGTTATGGCTTGCCCGCAGCGGCGCATACGCCGCGGTGGTCTGCCTCGGCTGCGTGATCCGCGGCGAGACGCCGCACTTCGAGTACGTGGCCGGCGAATCGGCTCGTGGGATCGCTTACGTCGCGCTAGCCACGGGCGTGCCCGTGATTTTTGGTGTGCTCACCACGGAGAACGCCGGTCAGGCATGGGCCCGAGCCGGCAAGAAGCGGCGAGGCACCGCCTCGCATACAGCCGCCGATCCGGCCGGCGGCAACAAGGGCTACGAAGCAGCCGTCGCTGCCATCGAGATGGCGGCCCTCAGGAAGAAGCTGCGAGTTCCCCGGATGTAG